The DNA region ATACACTCCTTGAAAATTACAGTTTATAAATGCTGCTAGAGGAAACCTTAAAACATTTTTTTTATAGGTGTCTTTATGATTGTATTTCTCTAGACTTTTGTCACAACCATGATCTTTTTTATAATCAGTAATGGTTTTGTCATGACTAATTTCATGTTCGTCTGAAATAATTGCAGCATTACTAACAGGTTCCAATGATGTATCAAATTTATTTTCACTCTTTGATAGTATATTGCTATTCTCTTGTAACTCATCGTAAGTAGTATATTCATTTGGCGCTAATGATGTATTTTCTTTAGTTAAATTTACTGAACAAGAGTCAATGATTTCAGCAGCCTGTGAAAGCTCCTCATCTTGTAACTGGATATTGGGAATACTTGTTTCAAGTGGTATAGTTTCTTTATCCAGTGTTTTTTCTAATAATAAATCTTCACTCTCAGCTACTGCATTAGATTCGATAGGTTTAGTATTTGACTTATAATTATCCTGATTCTCAGTAAGCATATCCTCATACTCTGCTATCCAGTATATAATTTTATTACAATTTATATGGTAAATCATGTTATTGTGTGCTTTTAATATAATAAATTTTTCATTTGAGTTTTTTTCACAATATTCGAATAATTCACAATGAAGTTTCTTATACTTAGAACCACAGTCATAAATAACAGTAATATATTTTCCTATAAATTTATCATAATCATTAAGACAACAATCAGACATTATATAAATCCTCCTAAATAAAATATTAATATATCATAAGTAAAAGAGGTACCATAAAGGTAGCCTCTAAATTGTTTATATTCATTTAAACTTATAGTCATAAAATATTATAACTATAAGATAAAATTTTAATATATACTTTCTATGGCATCAGGATTAACTATTACTATACCCTTTTCAGTTTTGACCTTTAATACCTCTTCATCTTCACCAGTTTTTAGAATAGTTCCTTGTATTTTATTACCACTTTGTGTAACAATAGTTACATTATAACCAAATTCGCCTTCATTTAATTGGCTAATATTCATCAATTCTTCCTCCCCTTACGAATATTGTTATTAATTTAATAAAAAATGTTGTATCTGCAAATAATTGCTTTATAGTTGAATTTATATGAATGTTAATATATGCTTTCAATTGCACTAGTACCAACTATTGTTATTCCATTCTCAGTTTTAAGTTTTATGAAATCAGAATCTTCATCAGTTCTTAAAATTTCGCCTTGTATTTTGTTACCACTCTTTGTTACAATTGTCAAACTTGTTCCAAGATAATTTTCTTCTATTAATTTAATATTCATACTAATATCCTCCTTACAATCTTTAAGAGTCTTTAGTACTCTTACTTATTCTCAACATACATTTAATTGAAAAGATTAGCTTTTTCACTATATATTATTAAATTTTAGGCAATAATGTTACGAAAATTCCTACATCTAAAAATAATTTTTCATTAAATAATTTAGTTGAACATTTTATTGATGAAATTAGTATAATGTATTAAACCTATAACTAGTGCCATTCATCACATTTTAAAAATTCCAACACCTTGAGAGTTGTTTAGCTCATTAATTATAAAAGAAGGGGGGAGAAGTCCATGTCAGAACATTTAGAGGAAAGTGCGGACAAAAAAAAAGATGGTATAGGAAAATATGTTTCGGTAATGATTGAATACGGCCATAAACATTCATACATTAATGGAATATTTTTAGGAGAGACCAGCGAACATTTCATAGTGAAAGATAGTAAAAATAAAGTTGTTTATATTCATAAAAACAAAATAATATGTCATATATTTGAAGAAAATTAGATTTTTATTCAAATATTATCTAGTATAAATTTTATAGCTTTCTTTATGAACATATGAAATTTTCTAAATTAACGATGAACATTTTAAAAATTTCAAACTTGGTGAGGACAACGTAAAGCAATGGGATGACTATAGATATTAGTAAGTAGTGTAAAAAACTTTACACTAACAAGATTATAGAGGAGGCAGATATATGGAAACAAACTTAAATCCACAAGGAGTAAGTGACAATAATACAACTAAAAAATTTGAGCTTAAATCAATTGGAAAAGCAACACGTCAAGATCTAATTGAAAGAGAAATTATCTTTGATGCTCCTAAGAAAGACGCAGTGTTAAAAGTAATTAATATCCAGGATCAAATTGAGATAAAAGATATAAAAGTAACTAGTGGAACTATTTTAGTAAGTGGTTATTTAAATAGTTGTATTATTTATACTACTATGAAAAGACCACAATGGGAAAATAATAGCCAAGAAAAAAACAATGAAAATGCAAATAACTCTGAGAAAAATGGTTATGTAAATATGGGAAATAGTAAGAGTAGCGAAAGTAACAATAACAATAAGAAAAAGAATAATGAAAAAGCTAAACCATGCTGCGGCGTTGTAGATAATAGCATTGCTTTAGATGGTGTTATCCGCCATACAACTGTTTGGATACCATTTAAATCATTTATACCTGTCCCAGAAGTTCAAGAACAAGATATTTGCTCAGTTACATCTTCAGCTGTTTTAAATGACTTGAAATCAATTGCTATGAATCCAATTTATGAAGATGAGTATGATGAGGAATCAACTATCTCTATAATTCGTAGTGAAGAAGAACATAAATTTATAAAAGGAATTGTCAATAAAACCTTAATTGAACTTACTGTTGATATAAAAAGATATGCTGAAAATTAATGAAAAGAATTCAGTAAGTTTCATAACTACTATATCGAAGGCAAACGTTAAAGAACAAACCTTCACTGAAGGCTATAGTGTTTTTATTAAAAATCTCCCTAAAATCTAAATGTTTTTTGTTATTCATCATAATGAATTTATCCACATAGATGTTACATCTTCCTTATGATTGTTTAAATCTTAATTTTATTTTATCAATTAGGTTATCAAAATGTATATTGTTTACATTTATATTTTAACATAAATATGTTAAAATTAGGCACATGAAAAGAAACAACTAATTTGCTTGTTTTTTTCATGTGCCTTAATACTAATTTCTAAAAAGTGAGGTCTTATAGATGATATCAAAAGTTATGATGGACTATGTTGCAAATAGTTCTATTATTAGAGCAATGTTTGAAGAAGGTAAAAGATTATCTTCAATTTATGGTGAAGAAAATGTATTTGATTTTAGCATAGGTAATCCCAATGTAGAACCACCTGAAAGTATAAAAAAAGCTGTAGTAGAAATTTTATCTGAAGAATCTCCCAATTTAGTTCATGGATATATGTCCAACTCTGGCTATGTAGATGTAAGAACTGCTATTTCAAATAATATAAGTAAAAAACATAATATAAAATTAAATGAAGATAACATAATAATGACCTGTGGTGCCGCCGGAGGACTTAATATTCTGTTAAAAACTCTTTTAGATCCGGAAGATGAAGTAATAACTTTTTCTCCATTTTTTGGTGAATATAAAAACTATGTTCACAATTTTAATGGGAAGCTAGTAATTGTCCCTAGTAATCTTGAAACTTTTCAGCCAGATTTAGAAGCTTTTGAAGCAAGTATTACTAACAAAACCAAAGCAGTAATAATAAATTCTCCAAATAACCCTACTGGTGTAATTTATTCAGAGGATACTATAAAACAGCTTGCAGAAATTCTTTATAAAAAACAGACACAATTTAGCAGCAGCATATACTTAATTTCAGATGAGCCCTACAGAGAAATAATATATGATAATGTAAAAGTCCCTTACATACTAAATTACTATAAAAATTCCTTTATTGGATATTCCTTTAGCAAATCCCTTTCTCTTCCTGGTGAAAGAATAGGTTATATTGTTTCTCATAGTGAAATGGATGATTTTCATAATGTGATTCAAGCATTAAATGTAGCTAATAGAATACTTGGATTTGTAAATGCGCCTTCACTATTTCAAAGAGTTATTGGCAAATGTCTTGATTCAGAAGTAGATGTAAATATATATAAAAGAAACAGAGATTTACTATATAATCATCTTATAAAAATAGGTTTTTCCTGTATTAAACCGGAAGGTGCCTTCTATTTATTTCCAAAGTCCTTAATACCAGATGATAAAGAATTTGCAAAAGAGGCAAAGAAATTTAACTTATTAATAGTTCCTGGTTCTACCTTTGGATGTCCAGGACATTTCAGGCTTTCATACTGTATCTCTTATGATAAAATAGAGAGATCTTTACCACAGTTTGATAAGCTTGCAAAGATTTATTTTAAATAATCAATAAAAAATCAGTAAGCAAAATCGTTGTATGCTGCTCAATAATTTTTGTTAATTTTCATGCTGTAGCTTAATTATTTTTAAAAAATCACATAAAAAGACTTCGTCTCCTATTCAAGAAACGAAGTCTTTTATTTTAAGATACCTTAGCTATGCTGCATTATCAGTTCTTTTCCTTCTTTTATCTAGAATAAACAACATTGCTCCCAGTATTACACATAAACTTCCCATACCAACAAGGGCTCCAAAATCTATAGTTTGCCCTGTCTTAGGAAGAGTTGTACTTGCATTTGAAGTTGCTGTAGATGCTACTGCAGT from Clostridium pasteurianum BC1 includes:
- a CDS encoding SPOCS domain-containing protein, encoding METNLNPQGVSDNNTTKKFELKSIGKATRQDLIEREIIFDAPKKDAVLKVINIQDQIEIKDIKVTSGTILVSGYLNSCIIYTTMKRPQWENNSQEKNNENANNSEKNGYVNMGNSKSSESNNNNKKKNNEKAKPCCGVVDNSIALDGVIRHTTVWIPFKSFIPVPEVQEQDICSVTSSAVLNDLKSIAMNPIYEDEYDEESTISIIRSEEEHKFIKGIVNKTLIELTVDIKRYAEN
- a CDS encoding pyridoxal phosphate-dependent aminotransferase, producing the protein MISKVMMDYVANSSIIRAMFEEGKRLSSIYGEENVFDFSIGNPNVEPPESIKKAVVEILSEESPNLVHGYMSNSGYVDVRTAISNNISKKHNIKLNEDNIIMTCGAAGGLNILLKTLLDPEDEVITFSPFFGEYKNYVHNFNGKLVIVPSNLETFQPDLEAFEASITNKTKAVIINSPNNPTGVIYSEDTIKQLAEILYKKQTQFSSSIYLISDEPYREIIYDNVKVPYILNYYKNSFIGYSFSKSLSLPGERIGYIVSHSEMDDFHNVIQALNVANRILGFVNAPSLFQRVIGKCLDSEVDVNIYKRNRDLLYNHLIKIGFSCIKPEGAFYLFPKSLIPDDKEFAKEAKKFNLLIVPGSTFGCPGHFRLSYCISYDKIERSLPQFDKLAKIYFK